Proteins encoded within one genomic window of Triticum aestivum cultivar Chinese Spring chromosome 2D, IWGSC CS RefSeq v2.1, whole genome shotgun sequence:
- the LOC123050007 gene encoding FCS-Like Zinc finger 2, producing MAPSVACSFFFDNELLGEPGMPAMDTCALCAKPLARDSDVFMYRGDTPYCSEECRDEQMHLDAVCAKQAARRQQRFSAGTESHRRQRQSRNVSVAS from the coding sequence ATGGCGCCATCAGTGGCCTGCTCCTTCTTCTTCGACAACGAGCTGCTCGGCGAGCCCGGCATGCCGGCGATGGACACGTGCGCGCTCTGCGCCAAGCCGCTGGCGCGCGACAGCGACGTCTTCATGTACAGAGGGGACACGCCCTACTGCAGCGAGGAGTGCCGCGACGAGCAGATGCACCTCGACGCCGTCTGCGCCAAGCAGGCCGCGCGGAGGCAGCAGCGGTTCTCGGCGGGGACGGAGTCCCACCGTCGGCAGCGGCAGTCCAGGAACGTGTCGGTCGCAAGCTAA